The Euphorbia lathyris chromosome 2, ddEupLath1.1, whole genome shotgun sequence genome includes a window with the following:
- the LOC136216697 gene encoding pEARLI1-like lipid transfer protein 1: MASKSVASIALLLTINLLFFTLVSSTNHQTTPCAPPPPKARSKAPPPPPPPSKPSSPCPPPPSPKAPKAASPPPAKETCPIDTLKLGVCANLLNGLLGLVIGTPSKTQCCPLLNGLVDLEAPICLCTALKANVLGINLNVPISLSLLLNTCGKDVPAGFQCP; encoded by the coding sequence ATGGCTTCCAAGTCAGTAGCAAGCATTGCCCTTCTCCTTACCATTAACCTTCTCTTCTTCACTTTGGTTAGCTCAACCAATCATCAGACTACACCTTGCGCACCACCACCACCAAAAGCACGATCAAAagcaccaccaccaccaccaccaccatcaAAACCATCGTCACCTTGCCCACCACCACCATCACCAAAAGCACCAAAAGCAGCATCACCACCACCGGCAAAGGAAACATGCCCTATTGACACACTAAAGCTAGGTGTATGTGCTAACTTATTAAATGGTTTACTTGGTCTTGTGATTGGTACACCATCAAAGACACAATGCTGCCCTCTTCTTAATGGACTTGTTGATCTTGAAGCTCCCATTTGCCTTTGCACTGCCCTTAAGGCTAATGTTTTAGGTATCAATCTTAATGTTCCTATCTCTTTGAGCTTGCTCTTGAATACCTGTGGAAAGGATGTTCCTGCTGGATTTCAGTGTCCTTAA